A region of the Silene latifolia isolate original U9 population chromosome 9, ASM4854445v1, whole genome shotgun sequence genome:
AATCTAATGGTTGTGAGTGGTTCTCATAGTTCTCATTATCTTGGTGGTTCTCACAGGAtcccgaatatatatatatatatatatatatatatatatatatatatatagatatatatatatatatatatatatatatatatatatatatatatatatatatatatatatagatatatatatatatatatatagatatatatatatatatatatatatatatagatagatatatatatatgtatatatatatgtatatatatatctatatatatatatatatatgtatatatatttcATTTTGGGTTATCTAGTCAActgttgttctttctattttaagattacatttgatgaacaattttcaCTTATCATCTTATAATAAGCTCTCTAATCTTTTCTTGatatttgtgccaaaaccaaagaacaaTAATTGACAagaacggagggagtaataaattCTAACAACTATataattcatttttttatttattaatttcaCCATGTAAATTTTGGCTTAAATCCATATAACGTTCTTAGACCAGATACTTTATAAAATGAGTAAGTCTTCTCGAGAAACAATCTCACAAAGTCACAAtaaatatatatacatatatatatatatatatatatatatatatatatatatatatatatatatatatatatatagggtagGGGTCACGTACGAACTAAAGTtcagtacgaaccgtacgaactaacccAACTAATAAAAGACACAAAATCTCACCAGTTCTTCCTCTCACTCTAATCCAATAAAAGACGCGCATCTTGATTTCTTCGTTTCTCTTTCCGACACCATTGATGCGCCTTCTAtctgttaggtttatttacctcttattagactcctctaatagtgaactaattaacttcttaattatttgatcTTTAGATCTAgttcatgcataacaaaataagagatttataagaaaaacaatgtcccttacattgtaggatggttcgaaattttgggcacaaataaggtcaccttccttatttgttcttgagcttaaaatgttggatgatcctccgaAATCctaatgtagagattctcctttcgattgcacccaagactaatcccttaaactagtatactaattaacttgattaatacactagtacccttaaaattaattctaatattatcactattactacactagtaatcttattttgatattagaatggaaGAACAAATTCTTGtatttctaaaaacttgttttagagagattgaGAGAACTAGAGAATATTTTGCATGTAGTATTGTGTGAATGAATGAGTAGTGtgtaaatgagaaaaaaaattctCATAAAGAGAAGGAGGGAGGGCGGTTGGAACAAGGGAGTGATGCCAAAAATTAGCATCTCACTTTTCCTTTTTATCTTCTCAACATAATAGGTATGTAAgaataggtgtaaggctagttgtaggtaggcatcatcatgttattttatcaaataaaataaaacaaccataatccatcaatactccctccatttcggtccaacgcataaaatggactaccattttattttgtcaatttgtcatttgtcacacaatatgttacatgtagtatgttacatgttattaattaatttaatgcatatttatcacataaatatcattttataaattaattaaattacatacaacaaattgactagtaatacttgatcacataaataaaatgggtcatttaattataattcacaatatcttgtaattataattaaccattcattcttatctcaattgtttctcaaacaataatcaattttagtaataaagtatttcaattactaaaataaatcttatttaatcccattacaataagatatcaatattctctttcaccaacgaattgttcaattttaaggaattgatcaacttgtatcgtcatacaattaatcaatttatctattaagggagttgtcctttaggtgtgaccttaagggatcaactgaccaccaccgtcaaacgacagtaatgtcaaactctagttagccaatcattaccgattaatgttgatcagttgactataaaatgaatcatccctttcgtattcttaatatgagatttaaacatgtgatcgcactattgttgaggacacatattccaacaatctcccacttgtctaagacaagtgtgcgtcaccaattctcttgtcctattacaatctcccactcaatgcaaggtgtctcgcaggtcgtacttgcatttgatcatatcttgagtggtttcctcgatctggagagtaactatctgaccggaattatctaccgtagataccttccgagcgtggccacgcatttccagttcactactcctcgagtggccttgagatttcaaacaaccctgacaaggaggtggacaattcctatcgcactattccctttgtttagccacatttcatcataacccaaaatatactcatttgacctcatttacgacagtcgtagagcataaatcaaagccaatcagaaatttgtgccaacttgggcgaattgtctctagtcaaaagaattgactcataagaatactatagcagctcttgccacgaccaggctttacgaattaccagaactctataagcggtcactacccgacagagtgtcccatacagtctgcctatgtgatcgactagtcatcccatatgactctatggcacttgaacttgccatcaatcgcatcacactctaatcacttcgagacgtcacctcacataattaactaggggcgaataccatgtgaatccagttcactttaatggggttcaatttgtctctacaacccatttggatacaacaaggtaacgggtgagtttaataaaaaatcaaacgataaatgcgattatcatatatgaatagtcaatacactattactacttcatatcctatGATCTTTAGTGTATCTTTTACACTAGTCAAAAtgtaataaaagcttggcaagtggatataccctatatccatatattccaactttatcaattgctatttccttcttttcaatgttatatctaataacatgaatttatctaagtatatgtctagtcttcttactagacttgggctctttaacttgaaagatgctcccactgttatctcaTAACtagtgataaagtcatttgtagagggattcacccttaatccctacgttgaccattttagcacaatttacttagattccttttgtagaatttgcaatgcgcgaaactaaaacacttttatagtctcttactcctaagtcaataagacatcctaggatttcaacaaatcctgttgggtttggaaactaaagtttgtgcaacccttcaacacataactttgtttatcatccaaacatctgaacgaatccttaattcttctcaagaatctcaaaggatgttctttaaggctttcacaagaccatcttatgaattaacttgttattgactcattatgctcctagcatatggttcatcacagcacgtgcgtctgttggcatacatgatcgttctaatggcggaaatattagcaatcgatttcatgtaatcaacaacttaataggttcagtgaacgactatgactccatcatagtaattccacttccatcaacatgaataacctattctaccttgttgatgtacaacagatacgaaagatcttatcctcataagactctcaactctatgccaatattctctcacatagattcaaaaatctagaatactttgcaccttattccaagtctcccaatcaaTCTTTTACAGAAGaaagcattggtacattattctcaataagtaatatgctatcaacatataagacgtggagaaacaattctagctcccacttaacttcatgtataatcatgattcttcaatcatgtgaatgaaaccattcactattatcacatgaacgaaaaatataatcctttaatgcttgcttaagaccatcctaggatcacttaagaaagctacgcataatatgttaggattcttagatcattatctaaggttttgtgttccaaacacatccttctctaaatttccATTTTcgtatttttaatatcatttgccatccttcatcaaaatgaaatgtggcgattcctaacataatttatcttgatcaacatcttcatgtcaatcttatgcatttgagtactctaaagctctatttacctttaaagagaccctcgctttaaagtaaatctactcttgagtaataatttttggattgtaatgatatggctcgtttgtaacaaggtcgatttggaataaggtcataataccattactttcacaaagcaatattttaacaacaagacatgtgtgctaaactcccactgaactatactcccattctatctttatagattatagtccCATTACTttcacattaactataagacatgtttgttatgatccaatctactcccactctatctcttagaaatacctctatcttcttaagagatagctttgtgagtaacaaacatatatggtgaagtaattggaagtttgtctagattgacgtgttagcacataaaagaccagctccatcatggcagcttgattcatgttatATGCCAGTCTGATGcatgtcatatgttaaatagactctctattttaggtatctcatggttgaccatccgtttagaattacgtgTCTGTTTTGGATTGCaatttcccaaaattgagttcaataactcaaaccgactcatattagtttaatttttatgggtagtgacactaggtcataatccatattataaatcaaattcattacttagatctttgccactacgattggattgtaatgctttagtactttgttcaattggttctctacgtcatttagaaatttctcaaatttctcaaatgcttcactttatatctgattaagtaaatatacccatatctacttaaatcatccgtaaaagtgacgaagtagtcataaattcccctttcggtgatgctcattagaacacatacatctgCATGTATTAGTTCCAATAAATCACTCgctcatgtccctttaccactaaagggagtacaaatcattttgcaaaggagacaagattcgcatattccatatgattgtaaatcaaatggtccaataattctagtcgacactagcgtttaatgcgtttctcatttatgtgacctaatagaaaaagccaaatgtacaaatcatttggattactagttatgagtcttttggattgtattatgaagatatctttgcttgagttggaagtgtctaaaacttgtatatcataaagataagtgacatggctcacaaccatgtctattttcaacaaaataaatcctttcatgtctaacatagaaatggaaataatattTTAGACaaggtgggtacataataacaattatatagattacaactcaaagctattaggaaaaacaagtacataagtccctcttgaagtggcggctaccctagcttcATTTCCTTGTCGGAaatttatatcactcttgtttagcttttccacatttccaagtcctacttggagtaataagtccaactttgatatctcccaaatacttggggcaatttcgcttccaatggcccatgacattacaataatgacattcctcattgGATTGGGcactgttaggcctggaaatccgcagatatccCTGAATCAATGTATCACCTTAACCTGACTATCAGGCCgccagggtgtcaggctatcaggacacatgaagacaggcgccaggccatggagaggataacggtcaaaatatcaggacgatatcatACCAGGAGCTTATATTACAAGAGGAATATACGCGCGGCATTGAATAGGAAGATATCGCAATTAATGCAGCAATTAAGGACGTAATATTGAGAATTATTGCGGGTAATTAAGGAGAATATTCCGCATTAATGCCaggatcaagcagccgttcagctAGTGCCTATATAAAGAGCATTTGGAAATCATTTGAAAGGATATACAAGACGAGAAATAGCAGACAATATACATATACAAATCTTACATATTTACGTCCCATTGTGCTAAACATATAAtacaatagtgaaatcctctcctggcttggtgcccgtggttttttctcatttaagggttttccacgtacaaaattctttgtcttgttattgttatttttatcatCTTTATATCTTTATATTCTGCTTTGATAACCTGACTAATAAACCatatagagctagttaaccctacctaaATCAACCCAGACCTGATCTttccttgcgcaaaatccacacaaaacaggcacccttcttggtcttggttttggtagtcccactatccatttccaattcattatcatgtttgggtttctcacccatctttgcctttcctttactactaccaatactcctttcatttgcaagaacacttttgctagaactcccactgaatttaatatttctccttgtttcttcaaacaaggatgccttgggtttagtgagattttcttcacaagattttcttaccaaagtggtgggcattaatatttgagtgggtggtgtggaggtggtaaagaagcaaaaatttccatccagaccaatgccaaagcgtaattctctaatcgtatcattgtcatactccgAGCACTtctcatcgaatgattggagccatgaatcaatggtgataggtgtaggagtattagatgaattcattgcgtataattaactaaaaaaacggaaatgaaggaaataattaacatctatcgttttaataatacttgtaaacaagtattgcatttatatagtgacctctacccaactattataaatgattccgagatccaaattcatattaactcgggcacggtgagccgattcatcccttatcaatataactcagtggattaactcttaatcgattctacttctagaactctcggtcaataaaaattactttaatatttatctttagcccggaacacatgcgacttcggtcacgaatacttccgttgagctcaatccaaattttgatgtaataacattttattacccacttacccaacgtaacaagtttagtaccccggtgagccaaGCCTACTTCCTCacgaaattgggactcatggtttctactatttggtaaggctcgttctcaattattaattagtgagaggtcttgtcaatttattatctatcacgttttaagtgaactaaagcggtgaactacgataactataattgacacggtcgatgactcgatatgaaatgcatgttgttgttatggcgatttggcaatgcatgtaacatattaaaagaaatgcaaagcaataatagtaaattcctagtatggccttcctaaaattagaaaatcaaataatctattacatattcggaaaccaactcctttggtacCTTGAATCATCAAGTGGCACGCcacccaagaacaccgtcttcgtcggaacacctttccgaatggcaccgtctttgaagaaactccataattacaaataataataaaaatacaaagctattcctattatacatttgtaaaatggaaaaactagtaaaaataaaagtgatacgagatcacattaaattacaaccgaatcaatattccctttcattacgggtaattatcgattaaaactaaggccatactaagataaaattaaataattcaaaattatataagtaAAAGACATTCatcaattgaaatatgcagcattataatatgtatctatcatgccaaattatgtgccaaatcgccctatttaacttatatcgtatatataacccggttttatggaaatgcgtgatcataacttcttaaaatcacaaattaacacttaaaccgcatttaagctcaagttaattatcctaaaactcttaggactcaaaaattagtcatcactcaatttttgacaataattcaacttgatttaatttttttgctcattttttaccttaaagtcatactccctccataccacaccaatggtaacattaactttttcacacttgtcgagataCGTTTTGCAACGCGAATATCTTTAATTAcacattaaaaattataaaaatttgatattcttataacaTGCATGGCGATAAATCAAACaatatctcacatgactatattttgtcttatagattaagaataatatcgaagattccctacgatcatgaatagtgccaagattctcaatgttaccattggtgtggtatggagggagtaatatttatgaaataaatccaaattaaattacaataattttgaattttgaattttaaatttttgaatattctggaataattctatgatactcataatatcaaaaatcatggttaaaatttttgaattaattttgagaaaatatagttgcaatttatcggttttatctcataaaacatctaaagtatccaaaaattaatctaatcaattttacaactttagatctgataagtgggatatttaggcaacctaaaataattttctcatgtcatgcaattcgttttagctatttatgcgaaaatagtcactatttatgccatttttactctaaaaaatcataaatcatgccaaatgagatcatttcatctcaaaatttacatacactctgtaaatcatgcatgtgacaacatttTAATTTTTCATGGCCTagttcaaagtttaactatttttaaccattttacctcttttaatccatttttatctcataaaaatcataaatcatgcaatattaatcaaattaatacgggATTTTACAcactacttgtaaaatatgcatgtgaggtcatataaaagtttcaaggtcagagagtaagtttaaccatttttagtcatttaacatccagttatgccatttttacactaaaaattcataaattatgaaatattaatcacattaatatgatattttacatgcaatacataaaatattcatgtgaggtcatactaaaatctcacggccagtagtgaaggttaacttattttagtgaataaaagttcattttactcataaaaatgtaaaaaaatcactaaaaatcattaaaatgaacaataaatatccataaatcataaaaatgacgtAAACATATTTTAGAAcaagaatatataacatgcatcattaTTTTGTGGCTtactcatataaatcacaaatttttagttttatatgttaacattttaactcggaaaaacaataaccgattatgcatgcaacatccttatgctctgataccacttgttaggtttatttacctcttattagactcctctaatagtgaactaattaacttcttaattatttgttctttagatctagtgcatgcataacaaaataaaagatttataagaaaaacaatgtcccttacattgtaggatggttcgaaattttgggcacaaataaggtcaccttccttatttgttcttgagcttaaaatgttggatgatcctccaaaatcccaatgtagagattctcctttcgattgcacccaagactaatcccttcaactagtatactaattaactagattaaaacactagtacccttaaaattaattctaatattatcattactactacactagtaatcttattttgatattagaatggaaGAACAAATTCTTGtatttctaaaaacttgttttagagagattgaGAGAACTAGAGAATATTTTGCATGTAGTATTGTGTGAATGAATGAGTAGTGtgtaaatgagaaaaaaaattctCATAAAGAGAAGGAGGGAGGACGGTTGGAACAAGGGAGTGATGCCAAAAATTAGCATCTCACTTTTCCTTTTTATCTTCTCAACATAATAGGTATATAAgaataggtgtaaggctagttgtaggtaggcatcatcatgctattttatcaaataaaataaaacaaccataatccatcaatactccctccatttcggtccaacacataaaatggactaccattttattttgtcaatttgtcatttgtcacacaatatgtcacatgtagtatgttacatgttattaattaatttaatgcatatttatcacataaatatcattttataaattaattaaattacatacaacaaattgactagtgatacttgatcacataaataaaatgggtcatttaattataattcacaacatcttgtaattataattaaccattcattcttatctcaattgtttctcaaacaataatcaattttagtaataaagtatttcaattactaaaataaatcttatttaatcacattacaataagatatcaatattctctttcacaaacaaattgttcaattttacggaattgatcaacttgtatagtcatacaattaatcaatttatctattaagggagttgtcctttaggtgtgaccttaagggatcaactgaccaccaccgtcaaacgacagtaatgtcaaactctagttagccaatcattaccgattaatgttgatcagttgactataaaatgaatcatccctttcgtattcttaatatgagatttaaacatgtgatcgcactattgttgaggacacatattccaacacaatcCAACTCCATTCTTGCACCTCTGAATCGTCTCAAATACAATCAAGGTAAGTTTTAATTCagatttttatttcctatttcatgAAGAAATGCAATTAGAAAACTTAGGGTTTACTTAACAATTTGAACTCGAAACAATTAGGTTTTGGTAATAATCTAACAAGAACGATTTTTTATTTCATATGGTAATAATTGAAGAAGAAGATTCGGTTATGGCAGAAGTTATAGGTAAGTATTGCTGCATGTTCTTTGTATCCAGCAAGTTAAAGATGTGTATGTATGTAGATGTAAGAATGTGTCTTTAAACCAATGTTTTTGACATTTAATTTGGAGGGGGGAAGGGGATTAATATATCGTgatacctttttttttttgctgctaATTGAGACCCCAAATAAGTTGCTTCTAAAAGTTATGTGTATCCAGGTAGTTGAAGATGTGTTTCTGTCAATATGAAAAAATGTATGATTGTGaagatggagggagtattacttaGGTTAGTCAGTGATTTCGATCTCATCTTTGCTTGCCCTTGTCTAAGTGGGGGGATGATCCTTGTAATTGAAGTTAAACTGAGTTTCCGTATTCATCGACTTAGATGTTAAGGCCTTGTTTTGATTCCGGGATtctgtttggttagcaaaatagAAGCGAAAGATAGGCGAAGGGATTCCGGGATTCTGTTTGATTCCTCTCTTCTTGCTTATGATATAAACTGAGTTTTTTCCCTTAGCTCAGATATTGATTTTCTGTGCAGACATTGTACAAGTTACTAATGTCCAAGGGTCTTCAATTAATTCACAAGGAGATCAGTTACTTGTCAATAATGCACCGCATGAACTTTCTTCGAACAATGTACCAGGTATTAAATTGTAGCATGTTATTAATTATTGTATTGTCTAATAAGCTTGAGTAGGTTATGACGGATAAAATTACaatcattttcttttattttttttgttgttgtagcCACCCCAGAAGTTGTTTTTGATAATCCAATAGTGGGATTGCCGAGATGCTCAGCAGAATTAAAACCAGCATTGTGGATAAAATTTGCAACTTTGGAAGAAGGCATACATTTTTACGAGAAATATGCCAAGGTTGTGGGTTTCTTACAAGGTTAGACTCAACAAAATTGCTTGATGGGGTTATTACACACAAGTGGTGTGTGTGTAATAAACAAGGCAAAAGTAATCACAAGGGTACAAAAAGGAAGAGGACCCTTACACGAATTGGTTGTCAGGCTAAAGTTAGTTTTAGAAGAATTCAGACAGGTGAATATGAGATTTATGATTTTATTGAGCTTCACTCACATGCTATGAATACGCCAGCAACTATGATACATCTGAAACCATGTAGGGATTTAAACTTGGTTCACAAAAAACTGATGATGGACAATGCCCATGTAAACCATGGTCCGGTGCAAACATTTAGGATGTTCAAACAGTATGTGAAGGGATACAAAAATGTGGGTGATTCTTTACaagatttcaaaaaaaattcaagggATGTTAAGAAATACATCAATGAATATGATGCCCAGATGTTAATAGAGAACTTCATGCAAAAAAGGCTATGTCTCCATCTTTCTTTTTTGACTTTGATGTGGATGATCAAAGCAGAATAACTAAGCTTTTCTGGGCAGATCCAATATCACTTAAAAATTATGCCCTTTTTGGTGATGTCGTTTTTGTTGATGCCACTTATAActtcaaccaatataaaatggtgTTTGTCCCTTTCACGGGTGTTGATAACTATAAAGGTTGCATTACTTTTGTAGCGGGTTTGATACGAAACGAAAATGCAGAATCATTTTCGTGGTTGTTTCAAAACTTTATAACGGCTATGGGTGATCGCTATCCTTTTACTATAATAACTGATCAATGCAGAGGCATAAAAAAAGCTGTTAAAGGTGTGTTTGATGACAAAACACGCCACCGACTgtgtatgtggcatataatgaagaaGTTGCCTGACAAGGTTGGTCCATCGATTTCCCAAGACACAacctttttgaaggaaataaacTCAGTTGTTTGGGATGTAGAGATCACTCCAGAAGAATTTGAATCGAAATAGAATTCGATAATTTCCTCATATGAGATTTGTGATAACAAGTGGTTGAAGAAAATGTTAAGCACCTTGCTCTTTGGATTCCTGCTTACATTAGAGACACATATTTGGGCGGGATTTTGCGCACAACATCATGGTCAGAGTCTGAAAATAGCTTCTTTGGAAACTTCACCAACCCACATGTCACACTCgtcgagttttggatgcgtttccaAACAGCAATAGATGCTCAGAGATGGAAATATTCTAAGGTAATGGCTGATGATAAGAACtgttatccaaaattgacaacCCCTCTCCTTTTAGAAAAGCAAGCTTCTTAATTTTACAAAATcgtcatattttatattttccaagtAGAAGTCCAAGCTGCATGTTATACTTGTGGCCATTTACCATCACCAAACACAACTGGTTCTGAGAATGATCATATTTCAATAATTGATCGTGAGAAAGACAAGGAATACAAAGTTAATTTAAGTGATAATAAGTTTTCTTGTTCTTGTAAGATGTTTGAAAGAATCGGGATACTCTGTAGGCACGTTTTATGGGTGTTGAAGGATAGAGGATTTGATCATATACCTAAAGAGTATTTAGCACTTAGATGGAGCAAATCTGCAACCTCCCACCCTCTTTCAAATGTTGTTGAAACATCTGTCCTAGCTGATTGTGTATCAATCGAAAGCCGCCAGAACAATATAAGTGGATTATGGTCGGAGGTATTTAATGCAGTTTCACTTGTTGAGGATAATGAGGAACATTGTGATGCGCTATTTCAATTGCTCCGGAGTTTCAATGAAAAGTTGATTATTTCAGTTAAGTCTgggaagtcaaaagataagaaaGCTGAGATTGAGATGCTTCTTgggtcaaaaataccaactgaagCTACTGTTCTACCACCAGAAAAGTGCAAAAATAAGGTATCGGGAAAGAGGATAACATCAAACAAGGAAAAGGCAGTCTTGGAAAATGCAAAGCCTCTGAGGAAATGTCGTGCTTGCGGTGAAATGAGTAACCAGGATAGTAGAAATTGCCCGAGTCGACTCCCTTGAAACTGATTTCAGTGGGATTTGTAGATGTCACTCAAAACAGTCTGTGTTACGCTTTATAATGTTATGCTACTCACTTGAAACTGATTTCAGTGGGTTTTTAGTTTATTTGGTTCATGTAAGACTGGTTTTG
Encoded here:
- the LOC141601495 gene encoding protein FAR-RED IMPAIRED RESPONSE 1-like, whose amino-acid sequence is MAEVIDIVQVTNVQGSSINSQGDQLLVNNAPHELSSNNVPATPEVVFDNPIVGLPRCSAELKPALWIKFATLEEGIHFYEKYAKVVGFLQDVNRELHAKKAMSPSFFFDFDVDDQSRITKLFWADPISLKNYALFGDVVFVDATYNFNQYKMVFVPFTGVDNYKGCITFVAGLIRNENAESFSWLFQNFITAMGDRYPFTIITDQCRGIKKAVKGVFDDKTRHRLCMWHIMKKLPDKMFERIGILCRHVLWVLKDRGFDHIPKEYLALRWSKSATSHPLSNVVETSVLADCVSIESRQNNISGLWSEVFNAVSLVEDNEEHCDALFQLLRSFNEKLIISVKSGKSKDKKAEIEMLLGSKIPTEATVLPPEKCKNKVSGKRITSNKEKAVLENAKPLRKCRACGEMSNQDSRNCPSRLP